Sequence from the Toxotes jaculatrix isolate fToxJac2 chromosome 24, fToxJac2.pri, whole genome shotgun sequence genome:
AACCATTTACTGCATACTACTGCTATAATAGTTTGGGCaacaaaatgtcttcattttaattttcagtaatATTTTCTTACTGCAGTGCTTGAATTTGCAGAGGGACTGACCACAGCCTGTGTGTATGGTGAcatttgtgagtctgtgtagCCATGTGGGTGGCTGTTCCAGACAAATGAGCAATATCGGAGGATGTCATCTGTATTCACATTGAGTCTCACATTGAGATTAACAGTTaggaaatgtcagaaaaagtgAATCAGAGTTTCACTGCAAACTAAACAGCAAAATCTGCCAAGAAAACACCCAAACTTTCATTCCAGGTCCATTTGAGTTTAACTGTTGTTCATCAGTTGCTGGAAACTGTTCCTGACCTGCCGGCAAATtaaacagcacaacaaaatGAGCTAAGTTTGCTGGAGAACCAAAGACCAGATAGACTTCAGTATGTGTcttttcagtttaaattcaAAGAGCCTTCTAACCCCACTGTTTTTAGATCTGTATAAGTGTACTAATTGGTGTACAAAGAGACAACATATACAGTAGACACGCTTTTTACCAAGTAAACAGTTTTAAGTCCTAAGCTTCCCCAGAGCTGTCACAGTCATGTCAAAGAAACCAATTAGCAGTGTTGAAAAGACAGATGCACCGGCATTGCTACAGCTACCCTCCAGCACCGCTAAGGTGTACAGCTCAGCATGTCTCACATAAGCACCAAGATGTTAATCCAGGTGGCAAATTGTTTCTGTTGGCAACGTGATCCCAGACAAACACGTAAATGCAGTTTGGGACGGGACGTTGACGATATTGAGGAAGTCTTTTCCAGCCCTTTCTGGCTCTGTGGTGAAAAGGCAAAATGACTCCCCATGATGTCATTATTAAAACACCtgtcagcttgtgtgtgtaacagagagTGTATGTGCGTATGACTAACTGTGCAATCTCCTGTTGGCTTGGCAACCCTCACTGCAGACTTCCCTTTCATTGCTCCCTGTGCTATCGCTTTGCTGCAGCAAGAAAACACTTTACAAGGTGCTGAAAGGGCCGCTAGGAAATGACCACAATGAGAAATTACACATTATGTTAGGTCCTACAGTCTTATAATTGGACTTGAACAACTTTTATAGCCTGCTGAGACTGTAAAGGTTCCAACTGCAAAGTGAATCAAATACCTCAGAGAAAGGAGCTGGATGCCATTTTTCTTCTAAACACCCTAATGGCAGAATGTAATCAACAGCATCAACTGCAGTTTCCCAAACACCGTCCAActaaattaaatcatttttcttaAGCTTAATTGCTATCAGAGGGTTTTGGGCCAAGCAGATACTTGATCCCACAGCTACAGAACctaaacacagaaagaaactaaatatacatttatataaagTTAGGACAACACACCAATGTCCAGACATGTCCAGAAGTATAAACGAAGTGTAAACTGCACTGATGACACACCCAGAAGCCAGAGACTTAAATATAATGGCAGATGGCAAATATAGTTCACTATATAGTAAAGAGGGACTGATTTCGGACTCAGCCCTTGTGTCTGGAGTGCCATGTCAGCCTCTAACAATCGTAAAGCTGCCTGCTGATTTTACTTGTCACTCAGCTCTCAACCCAGCAGGAGGCAAAATGGCTGAATATGCCAAGTGTTTGCTTCCAGACAAGAGGGCCAGCTGATGGATGAAAATGACATCCTGTCCCTCAGTCGACATGATGTGGAGCCACTAAACATATATCCCTCTATATCACCCCCCCTTCTCCATCAATCTCTTTGTTTATCTAATACTGTGTGTGAATTGGCTCTCAGGTGAACGCGTCCCGCCAGGAGGGCAAGCTCATGGAGGAGTGTGATGTCCTGATTGACATTATTCAGCAGAGGAGGCAGATCATTGGCAGCAAGATCAAGGAGGGGAAGGTGAGGTGAACACTCAGAGGGCTGAGGAGGGTGATAGCAGacatgatttattttcctttgctttgttttttatatCCATCTTTCACTTCATATCCTCTCACTTTTTCTTACCTCCTTATAGAATAAACAAAGCTCTGTTGCCCGTTTTAAAGCTACCCACAGTGTCAATTTATTCTTCCATCGCAAACAGCTTAATACTTTTATTGATGCTTAATTTGCTTATTTACTGATGCTTTTGTAGCTACTCATTTCGATCAATTCTTAAATGATTAAGAATGATATTTTCTTCCATCAGTGAACCACTGCAGCAGGTATGATCATCAAGGGGTAAATATTGCCTGCTGATCTATGTACCACAGTCATATGCATAAAAATTAATCTCCCCTATTCATTCAGCGATGTAATGTGCAAATATGGTACAAATCCTATGGGATTTACAGgtttaaacacactgaaaacacttcaAGTTACCACCAGACTTCACTGTGTGTTACATGCAATATTTTATCACAGCCACTCGACCTTATCCGTACATCGTGAACAGACGGCAAACTGTTCGACTGCCTAAAATGCAAAACCTTCAACGCATTCCaaacagacagtgaaaacagtCCGACTGGCCAACAGCAGAACCCAGACCATATGGGAGGGCGTGTTAGCTTGTTCTCTAAACCCAGATGATTTTTTTAAGCTGTGTCTAATGAGACTTGGAACACactagggatttttttttcaccatgtaATGTAGGCTTTTAGCTTTTAGGATTGCATCTGAGAAGATACAGAAATggacaatatttatttttaggcCAACAGATCTCTACAAATTGCTTTTTAGTGGAGCACATGATCAATAGCACtcaaaaggctttttttctgAGACTAGGTTTCTTTTGTTAGTCTGCCTTATGTCTgccttttattttacatgatgATGACTTGCAAAATTCAATGGACTTGACCTGAGATTACACTGTTTTGGATTCTTCACAAGCCAAACAGCTGATGAAATGTCCTTTGACCTCAATCCAACCACTGACCTCAATCTGTCTCTTAAAATCTCTGTTCGTAGGGAGAGGGAATGAAACTGAGGGGCAAACAAGGGGAAATTAAATCTCAGATTTGAGTTCAATAGCATCACTGACACTGGCCTGGAAAACTGTAGAGTTTGAACATCTGTACAATCTgaccaaaagtttttttttttttttttctggtctaCAACATAACATCTTCACAGTCACAAGAGAACCAGGACTTAGACTTTTAAACAAAACCTCATAGAACCAGAAACAACTAGGGATGCCAAAACAAGAAGACAACATGAAGAAATAGATGACTGCCTGCATCAGTCAACTCTGGATTTGACCTTTTCATGTACGAGTGACTTCGAAATGTTAACATCCATCTCCTCACGCCCATAAAACCCCACATTCTGGGGTAATTTCCTGTCTTCAGCTCTGTTTATGTTCTCATCTCTAATGATCCGCAACACCTTAACCTGGATGAGGACATTTTCATGCATTTGATGGGATTGTTTGATCCATACCAGCAGCACTGTTCTCAGACTGCTCTTtgcatttgccattcttttcaGGCACAAAGGCTTCGGAAACTCGCCCAGCAGATCTCCAACTGCAAGCAGTGCATCGAGAGGTCCTCAGCCCTCATCACACAGGCCGATCAGACACTGAAAGAAACCGATCACGCTCGCTTCCTGCAGACTGCAAAGAGCATCAACGAGAGGTCAGACTGCCCACACACTGAACTCACATGCTGGAGTTACTCAGCTTAGCTACAGAAGGTCTAAGTGAAGAGAGAGGTTGAGGATTGCACGCATAGATGTTGAGAAACAATGTGAGAACTTTTTGTCCTTGACTTCACAGCAAAGACAAGTAGGATGGAACGgatttcatcttttatttagCCTTGTCTTAGTCCATACTCCCTGTTTAAGCTTTCTGACTAATTGATTTGGCAATTTATAACAAAACCCGGTGTCTAGTATGTGCATCctcagaagaaaagagaaaagagtgaaataaaagaaaatcattatCCCTCAAACAAAAGAAGTGTTTCAATCAGAATCTAATCTGCAGAGCTTCACTAATTAGGGGGCTGATTTTATTCAGATTTGGAGCTCAGTATTTTTTAATTGAGCAATTGTTGAGCAGTTTGTTAATACTGTATATCTGTGGTACCCCATCGGCTAATCTGATCTGGTGCAAGAGCTGAAATTCCTTGTTTCTGCATCTTACAGTAAAACCTCTAAACCCTCATTTATGTTCCTCAGTTCTTCCACAGATTATAACAAACATTTATGATGATGTGCACTTTActgacatttgtactttgaaaGTACATCTGCAGGccagacacaaacagaatatGAAAACCTGTTCAATTTCAATTGGCGATGATCTagggtttccatggcaaccacatCAACCCAAGTGCTGATCCCTGAGATTCACCTGACGGACACCTTCGACACCTTCGCCCTGGACTTCACcagagagaagaagctgctgGAGAATCTGGATTACCTCACTGGTaaacattcatgttttcatcaccGTATTTTCCATTCAAAGAGACATTTTATTGATTCAGCCGAAAGATATTCATTCATTGGACTACCATAGCTAAAATCAAAGGGAGTTTCATTTCATGTGCACCACTATCACCTGATGTTAACTTACACCAaggtcaaaaacacaaactaaataaACTCACTTCCTCGCTGACCTGAAAACCTCAACACACATTATGACTCTATTCCAGCTTCAAATTCTgattttgctattttttttcttttgaagtcTTTGCTGTCTTCAAGGACTGCATATGAAGGACCAGGCCCCAGCCTATTAACTCCAAAATTAATTTTCAACATTAATTTCCAATGTCCCATTTGTCAGGACCCATCAAAATGTATGAATTAGGAGCACACTGGGGACAAAAACAAGGCATCATGCGTAGTGGATTTGAAGGTCTGTGAAAATGGCTGGCTCGTATTTATTCTCCGCGATGCATGAGGGCTTCGCTGGAGGGCCTTTTCACTAAGTGAATCAGCCTGAATCACTCCACTATGTGCATCCACTCATGACAGAAGGctggggagaaggagagagtgacagacacagaaacagagaggaagtggctttaaaatcaatttaagctgtgcctttgtgtctttgtttctttaccTCTGTCCATTCTCTTTCTACTACATGCTTCATGGCTTAAATAAAAAagggatttattttatttatttttagaacaAAAACAGCTATAACATAATAAAGTTTGCCCATGATTCATACCAGGGCTGTAAGAGAGCCAATTTGGGATCTCTGGTTATGTAACAACTCACATCTGTTACTGCTAAAAGGATTGTGATATTTACTCTCCCCACTGTGTTAATGTGAGCTGTTTTTTATctgaatatttcattatttctctCCCGCACTACTTTTAATGCTCAACCTACCACTCTGCTGGAAAGAAAATCTTCAATCCTGTGTCTAATGAAGCTTTTACTCTCATAAATTGAACCAAATGAACACATACGAGGTTAATTAGGGCTATTGTTTGCAATAACAACTGACAATCTCAGAGTGTGTTATCATTTAGGAATATTATTAATGTGATTTACAAACAGAACAAAGCATTATAGCGGAtgatattcctttttttttccacacacagcTCCAAGTGCTCCGTGCATAAGGGAAGAGTTGTGCACGGCCTCATACGACACCATCACCGTCCACTGGACGTCTGATGATGAATTCACAGTGGTGTCCTATGAGCTCCAGTATGCCATCTTCACTGGACAGTCTAACATTGCCAGTAAGTATTTAAGTATATGTGGCTGACAAGCAGTGCTGCAATCAAATACAAACTGGAGAACGCAGTCCAACTTCAGCAAAATACTCATTCTACTCTAAATCAGTTCTAGTAGCCATCTTCTAGCCATGGCCCAGGCCAGCACGCCACATCCTGCATGTATACATTTCCAGTACATTTGCTATGCAgacttacattaaaaaaaaacaaaacaaaactatttaCAGATTATTTACAGACTCGAGATCTGCTCTACACCATCATGCTGCTTCAGTGGTGGCCACTAGCTCCCCTAAGGCAGCTGGCAGAGAAAGTGCTTTTCTAAAAGCTGAGATAGCAGTGAAGTGGAAGTGGAACCTCCTCAAGTGAACCTTCTAGCTCAGATGTTGTCAAACATCAAATGACTGCAGCTTGTGAGGAATGATAGGAGAGTAAGATATGAcagtaaagcagcagagaaTCCACATTGTGTGTAGAACACTCAGCAGATCAGACTTCAGTCGATATACAGAGATCTTATGTCTATACATACAAGACGTTTAGGATTAAGTGACACTGAAGAAGTGAGATGTCGTATCAGGAGAGATGACAGCTGAGAATGAATCAGcaacacagacatataaacTCAGTGACACAATGTCTTGTTGAACAGCAACACACGTACTGTatacgctgacacacacacgcttgtaTACACGCATAACCCAGAAAATCAGGAGCACACTCGAGTAAGCACCAACTACAAGGAAGAAAATGGGGTCAGGGCATCTAAAGACAAGCTCCCCTGCTCCCTTTCAATCAAatgccttttctctgtctttcatctaTTCTTTTTTGAAGTCTTTTTTATAGATTCAAACCGAGCTACCTCACAGCAAAAATCCTCtgccttcctttccttctttcctctttgctttcctgcttcactttcctcctcctttttcatcTCAACCTGCCGAGGGATTCCttccttcttctgtttctttattcCCCAGGTTTCACCTATGTAATTGCCTTTTCATTACTTTATAGTTTAAAGCATGTTTAGAACCGACAGCTTTCAAACTAATGCGACACTTCATTTccgtctttttttccccctcttgcTTTCACATACCTGTCTCCTTCTGTTCACCATGATGCTgtgatttttctctcctcctgttttcacATCTGATAATGTCGGAGGTGTTGCTGTTGGCGTCCAAGTCACGTGCTGGAAAATTCCCCCAGGTCCAATTCAGATGAATTCCTACAAAAGACGGGAAAGAGTCTTGTAATGTTAATGcaataacaacacaaaaacaacacccTTAACTCCTGTGCATAATTGTTCGGTGCAGCCTTCTGGACTGGATTTCCTGGGGGAAATGTGGGTCAAGATGATAGCAACTAACTCGCTTTCTTATCTGCCATTTCTGCTTGATATGCCTGGAACTACAAGCTTGATTTACTTTAAGTCTAAGAGTATGGCAGTCGTTACTTTGCTGGTTGTGTTCTAATCATAATGGCCTCATTAGGATTTGGTGATAAAGATCGCCATGTGCTTGTTGGACGGGTCGTCTGTGTAAAGCCTTCAAGGCTTCGCACAGGTTCATCCACCGTGAGTGGGATTTTATCACCACTGACTGAGGAGATGTTGTTGTTCCTGACTCCTTTCCAGACTGAGAGGCTACAGGGCTTGGCAATGGCTTTTAGCTTATGTGTATAAACAAACTGAACTAATTACCAAGATGTCAGCTCGTCAATTGATATTTTTAATTACAGatgacaaaaaaggaaaaatcagtAGGTTTCTCTGTGTCAAACTGTTTGGCTTTTAGCTTTTTACTTCTGGGTGGCCAACGAAGAGCAGCAGTTCAGTGGTCACTTCCTGCATAAATTCCTCAGGCGAACAAATGCATGACATGGAAggaaaatgtacacacacatacacgacGTAGGAGGTGGTGCAGCAGTACTGAGGCAGCACTGAataaaacacgcacacacagagcagagagagcacGGTGCAGCTTTGAAGCCATCGAGGTGTGAATGGTTTCCTGCCTGGCTTTTCACACCCTCTCACCTGTTCCCACTGCCACAGGCTCGCACACAAGCAGCCATTTAGTACACCGTCCCTTCACTCGGCTGAACATCTCGCCTAACGAGGAAactttaaagtaaaaactgtttgggttttgttttcatgctctGAAACTGCCTGCtgtcaaaattaaataaaatttcaccagatttctttttcatctcCCCTGAAAACTGCACTCATTATGTACTTTAGCTGCTAAAATGCAGTAATTCTCATCATCTCCTTGAATTAACTGACTGTACTCCTTATATTTCATCCCTCTCTTCTATGCTTTTTTCTCCTCATCACCCCTTCTCTGACTCTTCTCCCAGGTCTCTGTAACTCATTGGAGAGCTGGATGATTGTCCCCAACATCAAGCAGAACCACTACACAGTGCACGGCCTGCAGAGCGGCACCAAGTATATCTTTGTTGTCAAGGCCATTAACCAAGCGGGAAGCAGGAGCAGTGAACCGGGGACTCTGAAAACCAACAGTAAGCCACTGATGACTGAAACTGAACACTCCAAATAAGATCGACCTTTACAGGAAAATTCATGAGTAAACATTCACACAGAAGTAGCTTATTGGGTTTCTTATGTCACTTGCTCCAACTTGCTGTACGTGAGATAGCTCTGTCAGTAAATATGACATTTAAttaagtgaaaataaatgagcTGTTCTGTAAGGAATGTTGCTGGTTATAGATCTCACAGCATTGTCACTTCGAaatcaatttttcattttcctccttctcGTCTCTCAGGCCAGCCGTTCAAGCTGGACCCTAAATCTGCTCACAAGAAGCTGAAGGTGTCTCACGATAACCTGACGGTGGAGCGGGACGAAACCACATCCAAGAAAGGCCACAGCCAGGACCGGTTCACCAGCCAGAGCAGCTATGGCGTGGTGGGAAATGTCTATATTGACAGCGGGCGTCACTACTGGGAGGCTCTGATTGGAGGGAGCACATGGTGAGAGACATGATTTAGGGAGTTTGTTTAATTAAAGGTTCAGAGTTAACGGTTTTCACTTGTGGATAACATAATCCTCCACTCCTGCTCAGGTACGCTGTGGGGATAGCCTACAAATCAGCCCCCAAACATGAGTGGATCGGCAAGAACTCGGCCTCCTGGGTGCTCTGCCGCTGCAACAACTCCTGGGTGGTTCGCCACAACAGCAAGGAGCTGGCCATCGAGCCCTCACCTCACCTGCGACGCGTCGGGGTCCTGTTGGACTACGACGCTGGATACCTGACCTTCTACGACGCCGTGGGCTCCCAGCACCTGCACACATTTCACGTCTCCTTCATTCAgcctgtgtgtcctgtgtttaACGTGTGGAATAAGTGTCTGACGATTCTCACTGGCCTACCCATCCCTGACCATCTAGAGGGACTGGAGCCCCACAACTGAGagctacagacagacatgaataAATCAGCATAAACTGGCCTCATTATCTCAAAGCTGCACTGGGCAAGATTTGTGAAAATACTAATGTTtgaatagaaaaaagaaaagtgtccCATCCTCTTAAATTCTGCTGAATTcactcaaaataaaatctgctcATGTGCACTTCTGCAGTCCCAGAGGCAGCGACAAAACGGTGAGTGAAATATAAACTGTCTCCTAACCAGCAGCTTGCAAGAACTTTGTACAAAAAAGCTGGAATCACTAGTGTTTGATCGTTTTGTCTTTTCCCATTTGGTTTTCTTTGGTACAAACCACTACAGACCAGCTGTTTTGGTAAAAACGAGCATGTGAATAAGCTAATGAAATCACTTCCTCAATCAAATTACTGCAAACACTTGCTGCTGTTtgtagtgcagctttaatgtgtGAAGACAAAAAGAATTAATTACTGAGGTGTTTATTCATCAGGCTTCTCAAAAGtgatttttaattgtttattaTGATTTCTAAAAGCAAACATGATGCTGGTTCATGTTGTATTTCACttaaaaagactaaaaaaaaccTATTCCAGATGAATGGCAATAAGCTGGAGTCAGTGCGGAGGAAACAAAGACTAATGGACTTTGTTGGACCAGAAATTTTTACTCTAAGGCACTTTGAGCTACGATGGGTACATTTGTACAGCGGCAACTAGGAAACAAGCCACAAATCAAtttctaattttctttctttccttcttttttttacatgccGTCTTATCAGATATAGCACTTTGAAAGTCCCTTaaagtacacactcacacacacacacacacaaaacgaatgcatacacacataccacCCCTTCTTACTTTAGTCAATCACGGTTGCTGGAAAGAGCAGAATAGCAGGTGTATATTTTGTAAATTCGCCCCTTATCTTCCCCTCGTTCATTCAAAAAGGAACCAAAGTAGCCATTGCTGTCTGTTCAGATGTCTTTACATAAAATTTTACCCTTAATAAATgctgaattatttttaaaaagtgagagagaggaaatagcATTATGCTAATATTAAAAGCAAAGTATTCCTTTAAATGTAGACcttgtttttgcacattgttcATACTTTATTCATGGTTTTGTAGCCTAAAAGTCTCATTCATTTTGGTGCAATTAACATGCATTCATATTGGCAAAGTGTTGTGTTCTGTTTGACTTATTGTGTTAATTTCGTTTTTTGGCAGCCAGACAAGTCGTGCCATTATGATTTTATGTGATACATAATATGTGAATTGTGTTATAGTTGTAGCCCCAGGTTATTATTGGAGCTAAGCGGTAAAATGCACAATTGggtgtaatattttttttctcacttttctcttAAAACAAGCTGTTTAGTGAGATAAATTTGTGCTGGTGTGCCAATACTCCAGAACCATTAATTAGCATTTAATAAAGAGTGTCTTCCCGTTTTATcttataaaaaatattcaattttaTATGTATTTTCACACTGAGGTCTTATTTCAtcaaaaacacatacagcagaTTGTTTGGAAATGTTAAAAGTTCAGTTACTCTCTATAAAAACACACCGTTTTCACTTTAAGACAACATAGCACATGGAGATGTCCTTGGACTTTGCATAATGACCTTAAGGTGCACTGGCTCTTTACTTCAGTCACTGGCTGAATCTCATTTTGATTTTCCTTAATTCCTTGCaatttaaaacagacaaaaaggcCTAAATGAGATTCAGCCACTTTTGCTCATAGGTCACGACCCCTGCAGAAAAATCTCCCAGAGGAACATTGTCAATTCTAAATCCTATAATTCTATTTTGTTCTAGATGTAATAATgtatgacagtgacaaaaatgGAGCTCCTCAGTGTAAATACAATAATTTCCATTTCTCGATATTGCGATGTTTCAAAGCCCAGTACACTTAAAAACATGGAGGACAAATAACAATCTGTTCTTTTCTATCTAAAGTTCCTTGGCAATAAATTGAACTGTATGTTTCATTGTATTCAAATATATAGTGCTTAatttaatatttccatttgaaCTTCCTGACCATGGTGTTATatgttctgtctctgtggacaTTTTTATGGAAAATAGAATATGAGTGCTTGCATCACTGTCGTCTGAGATAAGTCTATgaaaaggtcaaaaataaacattctttTTCACattaaggtgtttttttcccctcctttcctccagTGAAGTAATATAGAAGTGTGAGAATGTCAAGGGCTGTTCTCATAAAGAAGGACAGGGTGAAATGCCAGGAGCCCTTTTGCTCTTTCTGGGTGACGTACAAAGAAAGATCACATCATGAGGAAACTGAAGCAGTCACAAATTCACTGAGCTTAACTTTTTTAGGCTATAATACGTCAGAGTTATGTTTCGAGCTGGTTTCTACAGGCCCCCAGTGGGCCAAAGATCTGGGTATTACAGCTTTAACTTGTTAGACCAAACAAATTCAGTCTCATATAATCAGAATCGATTATATTTGACTATGAAGAAACAGGCCTCCCTTCCCCATCAAGAGTTCACTTGAGTTTATGAATTTCTTGTGGAAGAGGAAGTTGTTGAGTTT
This genomic interval carries:
- the LOC121178183 gene encoding E3 ubiquitin-protein ligase Midline-1-like, with the translated sequence MDTLESELTCPICLELFEDPLLLPCAHSLCFGCAHRILVSHCTTNESVQSIGAFQCPTCRYVISLSPERGLEGLKRNVTLQNIIDRVQRASSSAGLPLPLPLPAPHSGPNSPSEEGSNRLALVPVSAAMSSPGTPPEPVQCQFCEQDPPQDAVKTCVTCEVSYCEECLRATHPNKKPFTGHRLIEPMPDSHLRGLQCLEHEEEKVNMYCVTDDQLICSLCKLVGRHRDHQVAALSDRYEKLRQALDSNLSNLIKRNNELESLMGKLIQTCQHVEVNASRQEGKLMEECDVLIDIIQQRRQIIGSKIKEGKAQRLRKLAQQISNCKQCIERSSALITQADQTLKETDHARFLQTAKSINERVSMATTSTQVLIPEIHLTDTFDTFALDFTREKKLLENLDYLTAPSAPCIREELCTASYDTITVHWTSDDEFTVVSYELQYAIFTGQSNIASLCNSLESWMIVPNIKQNHYTVHGLQSGTKYIFVVKAINQAGSRSSEPGTLKTNSQPFKLDPKSAHKKLKVSHDNLTVERDETTSKKGHSQDRFTSQSSYGVVGNVYIDSGRHYWEALIGGSTWYAVGIAYKSAPKHEWIGKNSASWVLCRCNNSWVVRHNSKELAIEPSPHLRRVGVLLDYDAGYLTFYDAVGSQHLHTFHVSFIQPVCPVFNVWNKCLTILTGLPIPDHLEGLEPHN